Proteins from a single region of Spodoptera frugiperda isolate SF20-4 chromosome 8, AGI-APGP_CSIRO_Sfru_2.0, whole genome shotgun sequence:
- the LOC118275265 gene encoding protein YIF1B, with product MNFNASRNVGQGGGIRKAKRVSDVAAMGAPSPSPAFSPAPAYNAGFQPAGPPPPYQEGIQLDASQDFSNAAPPPGNFGYMGGYPQSPMVNPAQLGSMLHQPIVQDMALQYGNQLAAQGREAVQREINKYVPVSRLRYYFAVDTRYVLRKLLLIIFPYTHKEWMVKYDQDTPVQPRYDINAPDLYIPSMGYVTYVLLAGFMLGLQHRFSPEQIGMQASSALAYIIFEMIMYLVTLYVTNTSTHLKTLDLLAFSGYKYIIMIGSLLASLMLGRTGYYCSLVYTSFALSYFLVKTLRLQVLSGSHASEAAAAPAYGYGAGAYGANPYADSWSKPAAGGSKRRVYFLLFVALMQPLLSWWLTYHLAPAAPPAAATLAPGMAAPLSPAR from the exons atgaatttcaaCGCTTCCAGAAATG TGGGCCAGGGCGGTGGAATCCGCAAGGCTAAGCGTGTGAGCGATGTAGCAGCGATGGGGGCGCCGTCGCCGAGCCCTGCCTTCAGCCCCGCACCAGCATACAATGCAGGGTTCCAACCTGCAGGCCCTCCTCCACCTTACCAAGAGGGAATCCAATTGGATGCCTCACAAGACTTTAGCAATGCAGCTCCTCCACCTGGCA ATTTTGGCTACATGGGTGGCTACCCCCAATCTCCTATGGTAAACCCAGCCCAGTTGGGGTCAATGCTGCACCAACCCATTGTGCAG GATATGGCTCTGCAGTACGGCAACCAGCTGGCGGCGCAGGGACGCGAGGCGGTGCAGCGGGAGATAAACAAATACGTCCCAGTGTCACGGCTGCGGTACTACTTCGCGGTGGACACGCGATACGTGCTGCGGAAGTTGCTGCTAATCATATTCCCCTACACACATAAG GAATGGATGGTGAAATACGACCAGGACACGCCGGTGCAACCTCGCTACGACATCAACGCGCCGGACCTGTACATACCCTCCATGGGATACGTCACATACGTGCTGCTCGCTGGATTCATGTTAG GTCTACAGCACAGGTTCTCACCAGAACAAATTGGCATGCAGGCGTCCTCAGCGCTGGCGTACATAATCTTCGAGATGATCATGTACCTGGTCACCTTATATGTCACCAACACCAGCACACATCTGAAGACCCTGGATCTGCTGGCCTTCTCCGGGTACAAGTACATCATCATGATTGGCAGCCTCCTGGCTAGCCTCATGCTGGGCAGGACCGGCTACTACTGCTCTCTGGTCTACACCAGTTTCGCGTTGTCTTATTTCTTG GTAAAGACGCTCCGACTGCAAGTGCTGTCAGGGTCGCATGCGAGCGAGGCGGCGGCAGCGCCGGCGTACGGGTACGGCGCGGGCGCGTACGGCGCCAACCCGTACGCCGACAGCTGGAGCAAGCCGGCGGCGGGCGGCAGCAAGCGGCGCGTGTACTTCCTGCTGTTCGTGGCGCTCATGCAGCCGCTGCTGTCGTGGTGGCTCACGTACCACCtggcgcccgccgcgccgcctgCAGCTGCCACGCTGGCGCCCGGAATGGCGGCGCCCCTGTCCCCCGCGCGATAG
- the LOC118275266 gene encoding transmembrane protein 179, with product MALTNVLLLSQIAGYLVGFILSLCIIVPMSLHQEEFNGHCLLFSHGEWQENGQLLVSWAPRAYCDYVIVVGVLIFLVCCVQIYRLSMFMYKGIDSSFLSAFLEAVGCILLCGLAVSAAVMVTLGFMTWCQNIVERFPSCEDAAGQIIDIKDNITTSGFYIEIGSTQFGAWATFATWVGLAVFSTIKVCRYHQLENIQVSMYRERQRLVNESGSPTTQDGRSTPPIDKPE from the exons ATGGCGCTGACGAACGTGCTGCTGCTAAGCCAAATAGCTGGCTACCTGGTGGGGTTCATATTGTCACTATGTATTATAGTGCCTATGAGCTTACATCAGGAGGAATTCAA TGGTCACTGCCTGCTGTTCTCCCACGGTGAGTGGCAGGAGAATGGTCAGCTGCTGGTATCCTGGGCACCGAGGGCTTATTGCGACTATGTCATAGTGGTCGGAGTCCTCATATTCCTTGTATGCTGCGTTCAGATCTACAG GTTGTCTATGTTTATGTACAAGGGCATAGACAGTTCGTTCCTGTCAGCATTTCTGGAAGCAGTGGGTTGTATTCTACTCTGTGGCCTAGCAGTGTCTGCTGCTGTGATGGTTACTCTTGGGTTTATGACATGGTGCCAGAATATTGTGGAGAGGTTCCCAAG ctGTGAAGATGCGGCTGGCCAGATCATAGACATCAAAGATAATATTACAACCAGTGGATTCTATATTGAAATTGGCTCAACACAG TTTGGAGCATGGGCTACATTTGCGACTTGGGTGGGTCTGGCAGTGTTCTCAACAATCAAGGTGTGTCGGTATCATCAACTAGAGAACATCCAGGTGTCCATGTACCGCGAGCGACAGCGACTGGTAAACGAAAGTGGCTCCCCCACTACACAAGATGGTCGCTCCACACCACCCATTGACAAACCTGAATAG